One segment of Anopheles stephensi strain Indian chromosome 3, UCI_ANSTEP_V1.0, whole genome shotgun sequence DNA contains the following:
- the LOC118512077 gene encoding protein tumorous imaginal discs, mitochondrial isoform X2, which produces MGSRGILQIFSPKSLGFLNNRFPGRSPSIGAAIPAVTAVGACNCIIAHQQPIISRHLFTPATTSDHRLQRPSPSSRYSTALQSTRSFYTSNILHKKDYYNTLGVTKNASPKEIKKAYYQLAKKYHPDTNKDDPNAGKKFQEVSEAYEVLSDETKRREYDTYGQTSEQMGRSGAGPGPGAGPQGFSQNWQFRSTIDPEELFRKIFGDGGFQTGFDDYSDSKFGFGGAQEVMMNLTFAQAARGVNKDIDVNVVDTCPKCTGSRCEPGTKPGKCQYCNGTGMETISTGPFVMRSTCRYCQGTRMYIKYPCLECGGKGQTVQRKRVTVPVPAGIEDGQTVRMNVGSKEIFITFRVEKSRYFRRDGADVHTDANISLSQAILGGTIRVQGVYEDQTIQITPGTSSHTRITLTGKGLKRVNSYGSGNHYVHLKIQIPTKLTPKQKALIQAYAELEDDTPGQIMGVTFKTDGGKVCYSEPQELTDIVREALKDRKPLPTSSGEENATPKTKDEEEAAKTRSSN; this is translated from the exons ATGGGTTCGCGAGGAATACTGCAAATTTTCTCACCGAAAAGTCTTGGCTTTCTAAATAACAGATTCCCGGGCCGATCTCCGTCGATTGGTGCGGCCATTCCAGCGGTTACCGCAGTAGGTGCGTGCAATTGCATCATCGCACACCAGCAACCCATCATCAGCCGACACTTGTTCACGCCGGCGACCACCAGTGACCATCGTCTCCAGCGACCGTCCCCGAGTTCCAGAT ACAGCACAGCGCTGCAGAGCACGCGGTCGTTCTACACTTCAAACATTCTGCATAAAAAGGACTATTACAACACGCTCGGAGTGACGAAAAACGCGTCACCAAAAGAAATCAAAAAGGCATACTATCAGCTCGCGAAAAAGTACCATCCCGACACGAACAAGGACGATCCGAATGCGGGGAAGAAATTTCAGGAAGTTTCCGAAGCTTACGAG GTTCTGAGCGATGAAACGAAGCGTCGTGAGTATGACACATACGGGCAAACTTCCGAGCAGATGGGTCGATCGGGCGCTGGTCCCGGGCCGGGTGCGGGACCGCAAGGATTCTCCCAAAACTGGCAGTTCCGTTCGACGATCGATCCGGAGGAGCTGTTCCGGAAGATTTTTGGAGACGGTGGCTTTCAGACGGGCTTTGACGATTATAGCGATTCCAAGTTTGGATTCGGTGGTGCACAGGAGGTCATGATGAATCTTACCTTTGCCCAGGCGGCACGGGGTGTTAACAAGGACATCGATGTGAACGTGGTCGATACGTGCCCGAAGTGTACGGGATCAAGGTGCGAACCGGGCACCAAACCGGGCAAGTGTCAGTACTGTAACGGCACCGGAATGGAAACGATTTCGACTGGCCCGTTTGTAATGCGTTCGACCTGTCGCTACTGCCAGGGCACGAGGATGTACATCAAATACCCTTGTCTGGAGTGTGGCGGTAAGGGACAGACTGTACAGAGAAAGCGGGTAACGGTACCGGTGCCGGCCGGAATCGAGGATGGACAGACGGTTCGGATGAATGTTGGAAGCAAGGAGATCTTCATTACGTTTAG AGTCGAAAAAAGCCGCTATTTCCGAAGGGACGGAGCCGATGTGCACACGGACGCaaacatttctctctcgcagGCGATACTCGGTGGTACGATACGCGTCCAGGGTGTGTACGAGGATCAGACAATTCAAATTACGCCCGGAACCTCGTCCCACACGCGAATAACGCTTACCGGCAAGGGTTTGAAGCGGGTGAATAGCTACGGTAGTGGCAATCACTACGTACAtttgaaaattcaaattcCAACTAAGCTAACACCTAAGCAAAAGGCGCTTATACAG GCATACGCAGAACTGGAGGATGATACACCGGGCCAGATAATGGGCGTTACGTTTAAAACCGACG GTGGGAAGGTGTGCTATTCGGAACCGCAAGAGCTAACGGATATTGTGCGTGAGGCGCTGAAAGACCGTAAACCGCTCCCAACGTCCAGTGGTGAGGAAAATGCCACACCAAAGACGAAAGACGAGGAGGAAGCGGCCAAGACGCGTAGCAGCAATTAG
- the LOC118512129 gene encoding uncharacterized protein LOC118512129: MKLLNVLPVAAYFFLFILLSSSDFNERRSLVQAQEPLFELPVQLIGFPVIILSVRLANFAKKLAYSLNPKTYQSRSRRETLHPEELSRLAIDVVQAERKILHEFGPKACIEEEPCRIHAVSSARLDNYQPDWEDILKNYKSQSSGMKQWYLLSVFLGDYLRDVHFCKQLAKRLDCNRYQRPFLRD; this comes from the exons ATGAAGCTGCTCAACGTACTACCAGTCGCCGCCTactttttcctcttcattCTACTCTCCTCCAGTGACTTCAACGAGCGAAGATCATTGGTGCAAGCTCAGGAACCACTGTTCGAGCTGCCGGTTCAGCTAATCGGATTCCCCGTGATCATTCTCTCCGTACGATTGGCAAACTTTGCTAAAAAGCTAGCCTACTCACTAAACCCAA AGACCTACCAATCTCGCAGTCGGCGGGAGACTCTACATCCAGAGGAACTGTCACGGCTAGCAATTGATGTGGTACAGGCCGAAAGGAAAATTCTTCACGAGTTCGGTCCTAAGGCATGTATCGAGGAGGAACCTTGTCGAATCCATGCCGTCAGTAGTGCTCGTCTAGACAACTATCAACCGGACTGGGAGGACATTTTGAA AAACTACAAATCGCAATCCAGTGGCATGAAGCAGTGGTACTTGCTGTCCGTGTTCCTTGGCGATTACCTGCGGGACGTGCACTTctgcaagcagctggccaagCGATTAGACTGCAACCGATACCAGAGACCGTTCCTGCGAGACTGA
- the LOC118512103 gene encoding DNA repair protein complementing XP-A cells homolog: MNEKTASSSKEENLSDYQRRRIEENRQKAINLRQARLLTHPYNSDKKPAETAVSVNNVIKVSGTKYVDSGGGFLIEQRTNPVEEEHGEETVPGPESDAVPVPVEYDECLECGDRFADSYLLNTFDYSVCDACRDPDGQHSLITRTEAKQEYLLKDCDLDRREPVLKYISRKNPHNVRWGEMKLYLHLQIEKRALEVWGSEENLMKEKEEREEKREVAKVKKYNKRLKELRMDVRSSLYDKTVQAHVHSYGDSEVYNEADDTYTRTCESCGHSETYEKM, translated from the coding sequence ATGAACGAAAAAACAGCAAGTTCCTCGAAGGAGGAAAACTTGTCCGATTACCAACGGCGCCGCATCGAGGAAAACCGTCAAAAAGCGATCAATCTCCGGCAGGCCCGGCTTCTAACGCATCCGTACAACTCCGACAAGAAACCGGCGGAAACGGCCGTTTCGGTAAACAACGTGATTAAAGTGTCCGGCACAAAGTACGTCGACAGTGGCGGTGGTTTCCTAATCGAACAACGAACCAACCCGGTTGAAGAGGAACATGGCGAGGAAACGGTACCCGGCCCGGAATCGGATGCCGTTCCAGTGCCTGTGGAGTACGATGAGTGTTTGGAGTGTGGTGACCGGTTTGCAGATTCCTACCTACTCAACACATTCGACTATTCCGTGTGCGATGCCTGCCGTGATCCGGACGGTCAACACTCGCTTATCACGCGTACCGAGGCCAAACAGGAGTATCTGCTGAAGGACTGCGATTTGGACCGGCGTGAGCCAGTGCTGAAGTACATTAGCCGCAAAAACCCGCACAATGTGCGCTGGGGAGAGATGAAGCTGTACTTGCATCTACAGATAGAAAAGCGCGCGCTGGAAGTGTGGGGCAGCGAGGAAAATCTGatgaaggagaaggaagaacGGGAGGAAAAGCGCGAAGTTGCGAAGGTGAAGAAGTACAACAAGCGGTTGAAAGAGCTGCGAATGGACGTGAGAAGCAGTCTGTACGACAAAACCGTGCAGGCGCACGTGCATTCGTACGGCGATTCGGAAGTGTACAACGAGGCGGACGATACCTACACGCGAACCTGCGAGTCCTGTGGGCATTCGGAAACGTACGAGAAAATGTAG
- the LOC118512077 gene encoding protein tumorous imaginal discs, mitochondrial isoform X1 — protein MGSRGILQIFSPKSLGFLNNRFPGRSPSIGAAIPAVTAVGACNCIIAHQQPIISRHLFTPATTSDHRLQRPSPSSRYSTALQSTRSFYTSNILHKKDYYNTLGVTKNASPKEIKKAYYQLAKKYHPDTNKDDPNAGKKFQEVSEAYEVLSDETKRREYDTYGQTSEQMGRSGAGPGPGAGPQGFSQNWQFRSTIDPEELFRKIFGDGGFQTGFDDYSDSKFGFGGAQEVMMNLTFAQAARGVNKDIDVNVVDTCPKCTGSRCEPGTKPGKCQYCNGTGMETISTGPFVMRSTCRYCQGTRMYIKYPCLECGGKGQTVQRKRVTVPVPAGIEDGQTVRMNVGSKEIFITFRVEKSRYFRRDGADVHTDANISLSQAILGGTIRVQGVYEDQTIQITPGTSSHTRITLTGKGLKRVNSYGSGNHYVHLKIQIPTKLTPKQKALIQAYAELEDDTPGQIMGVTFKTDGKSSSSSSDSSSSSSTSSRSTSSSSSSWSSSNVSDKHTQGARDEEGYNTYKPHDPTDTHEYRKERFDSRFYYALGALLVMGWFVYYTHQQTNAQYERERLEALERQRVARGGYKDVTSPFDEA, from the exons ATGGGTTCGCGAGGAATACTGCAAATTTTCTCACCGAAAAGTCTTGGCTTTCTAAATAACAGATTCCCGGGCCGATCTCCGTCGATTGGTGCGGCCATTCCAGCGGTTACCGCAGTAGGTGCGTGCAATTGCATCATCGCACACCAGCAACCCATCATCAGCCGACACTTGTTCACGCCGGCGACCACCAGTGACCATCGTCTCCAGCGACCGTCCCCGAGTTCCAGAT ACAGCACAGCGCTGCAGAGCACGCGGTCGTTCTACACTTCAAACATTCTGCATAAAAAGGACTATTACAACACGCTCGGAGTGACGAAAAACGCGTCACCAAAAGAAATCAAAAAGGCATACTATCAGCTCGCGAAAAAGTACCATCCCGACACGAACAAGGACGATCCGAATGCGGGGAAGAAATTTCAGGAAGTTTCCGAAGCTTACGAG GTTCTGAGCGATGAAACGAAGCGTCGTGAGTATGACACATACGGGCAAACTTCCGAGCAGATGGGTCGATCGGGCGCTGGTCCCGGGCCGGGTGCGGGACCGCAAGGATTCTCCCAAAACTGGCAGTTCCGTTCGACGATCGATCCGGAGGAGCTGTTCCGGAAGATTTTTGGAGACGGTGGCTTTCAGACGGGCTTTGACGATTATAGCGATTCCAAGTTTGGATTCGGTGGTGCACAGGAGGTCATGATGAATCTTACCTTTGCCCAGGCGGCACGGGGTGTTAACAAGGACATCGATGTGAACGTGGTCGATACGTGCCCGAAGTGTACGGGATCAAGGTGCGAACCGGGCACCAAACCGGGCAAGTGTCAGTACTGTAACGGCACCGGAATGGAAACGATTTCGACTGGCCCGTTTGTAATGCGTTCGACCTGTCGCTACTGCCAGGGCACGAGGATGTACATCAAATACCCTTGTCTGGAGTGTGGCGGTAAGGGACAGACTGTACAGAGAAAGCGGGTAACGGTACCGGTGCCGGCCGGAATCGAGGATGGACAGACGGTTCGGATGAATGTTGGAAGCAAGGAGATCTTCATTACGTTTAG AGTCGAAAAAAGCCGCTATTTCCGAAGGGACGGAGCCGATGTGCACACGGACGCaaacatttctctctcgcagGCGATACTCGGTGGTACGATACGCGTCCAGGGTGTGTACGAGGATCAGACAATTCAAATTACGCCCGGAACCTCGTCCCACACGCGAATAACGCTTACCGGCAAGGGTTTGAAGCGGGTGAATAGCTACGGTAGTGGCAATCACTACGTACAtttgaaaattcaaattcCAACTAAGCTAACACCTAAGCAAAAGGCGCTTATACAG GCATACGCAGAACTGGAGGATGATACACCGGGCCAGATAATGGGCGTTACGTTTAAAACCGACGGTAAGTCTTCCTCTTCCAGTTCAGACTCTAGCAGCAGCTCATCCACATCTTCTCGGTCCACTTCTTCGTCATCGTCCTCCTGGTCCTCATCGAACGTATCCGACAAGCACACGCAGGGCGCCCGTGATGAAGAGGGatacaatacatacaaaccGCACGATCCAACCGATACGCACGAATATCGCAAGGAGCGGTTTGATTCACGCTTTTACTACGCCCTTGGGGCGTTGCTAGTGATGGGCTGGTTTGTGTACTACACACACCAGCAGACAAACGCCCAGTACGAACGTGAACGGCTGGAAGCGCTCGAACGGCAACGGGTAGCCCGAGGAGGCTACAAGGATGTGACCAGCCCGTTCGATGAGGCCTAA